DNA from Christensenella timonensis:
CGGTTTATTTTAACTATCCTCATCTTACACGCGTTTTGTGAAAAAGGTGTGAACAAACCTTTAAAAAATCTTGTATATATCAGTGATCCCTTACATCAGAGGGACATGATGTGTTATTGCGCTTGCTGCTGTCCGTTTCTCTTCGGTACCTTTTTGTATTGCCACTGCCTGGGCAGGGTTATTGACCATGATCTGGCGCATATATCCTCCCAGGCCGCGCTGCTGCATATATACCGTGAACTCTTTCAGCAGGTAATCGAGCCCCATATCCGCTCCGTATGCGCGCAAACGCTTGTTTGTCGTATCGAGCGAAAACAGCATCCGGCCTGCATAGCCCGCTTCGATCATGCCTTGGATCAATTTGAATTCCTTTTCATTGTCGTGATATTTCAAGCGGTTGATCGTATCGTATTCCATCCACGCGCCGGACTGCGCCACTTCCCGGTGATACCCGATGTCGTAGCGCGCCCGGTCAAGATGGCAGGCGATCAGCCTGTTAGCCGGGATATTGTATTGGCCAAGGTATTCGATCAACGCAAGCGCATCCGCGTCTTTATCAAAATGGGCAAGCACAGGCGCTCCCGTTTTGGCCGCCGCCGCTGCCGCCGCTGCAAAAAGCTTTTCATACGCCGCGTTCGTCCGGACTCCGTTCTTTTCGACCGCTACTTTTATGACGCCCGCACGCGCCTCCAGGCGTTTTTTTTCGTCCCGGCCTGAGGGCAGCATCCCATCTGTCACTTCGCTTGTAAAAAGCCCGGCAAGGGTTTCTTCTTTCTCGCGGAAAATAAAGCTGTCCTCATAATAAAAATTTTGTTTATGGAAGCCTGTACACGCGATAATGGATACGCCTGTCGCATAAGACGCTTCCGCCATGGCCCCGGCCATCCGCCCGCTTCCTACGGGCTGGGCGTCTACGATCGCGCCTCCTCCCGCCGCCTTGTAAGCGTTCAATTCCTCGATCGAACGGTCAAAGTCGTCCATACACAGCGCCGTGTCGATCTCATAAGGCTTTCCCTTTTGCAGAAAAAGGTGTTCATGGGTCTGGCACCACCCGAGCTCTTCAACAGGTATATCCCCTGTCACGGTACGAATCCTACGTTGCATACTGGCATTCCCTTTCCTATGCTTTTTTCAGGGTAAAGGTGAAAGTCGTCCCGCTTTGTTCATCCGACGTCACCCATATTTTCTGCCCGTGTTCTTTCAAAATATTCTTAACGATGGAAAGGCCGATACCCGTCCCCTCCTTGGTACGCGAATGTGATTTGTCGATCTTATAAAAGCGGTCGAACAGATACGGCAGGTCTTCCCTGGGGATCACATCCCCTGAATTTGTGATATTGACAAATACGCTCGCCTGCGTGGACGTGGTGGATATCTTCAGTTCCCCGCCCACGTTTACGAATTTGATCGCGTTTTCAATGATATTGTGCAATACCTGCTTTAAGCGGTTCTCATCCGCATAAACATACTGCTTCTCTTCCGGCAGCTCCACAAAGACCTCCAGCTTTTTCGCTTCGATCTTGCTTTCAAACGTGATGAGCGTGCGGCGCAGCAGCTCGCTCAATTCCACCTTCTCGATCTGCATGGGGAATTGCCCGGATTCGATCTTTGCCAGATCGAGCATATCGCTGATCAGGAATCCCAGACGTTTTGTCTCGTCGAGCACTACGCCCAGGTAATGTTCCGCCTCTTCCCGCGGGATCGTCCCGTCGATCACGCCCTGCAGCAAGCCCTGTATGGAAGTGAGCGGGCTCCGCAGCTCGTGCGACACATTGGCCACTAGGCTTTCACGCGTCGCCTCGTATTTCTTGAGCTCGCGCGCCACGCTGTTGAACGTGTCCGCAAGCTGGCCGATCTCGTCTTTAGAGGAAACGTCCAACCGGATATCAAAGTGTCCCTTTGCCAGCTGTTTGGCTCCCGTATTGACCACAGACAGCGGCCGCAGCATCGATTTGGAGAACAGGTATGTGAGGATGATCCCCAGCGCGGCAGAGATACACGCCGCCAAAACGATCTGGCGGTACATTGCCATCAGCGATGCTTCCAGCTCGTTGATCTTTTTATGTACGAACACATACCCCGTCACAGTCCCGTCCGACAGCACCGGCGTTGCTACCGTGATCACCGGGGTATTGAAAAAATTCGATTCTTCGGTAACGACCTTGACCGCGTTCCCCTTTTGCAGCTCGACAAACATGTCCTTAAAGTACATCTGTATTTCTTCCTTGGTCACGCTCGTCTGCCCGCTCGGGTCAGCCGCCGTCCAGACCGTTCCGTCGCTGTCCACGATCCAGATCACGTCCTTGTTCGTTTCCGCCTTCACAAGGATCTGCGCCGCCATCTGGTTGAAGGTCATGTAATTGCTCCTGTAAAAAGAAAGCAGGGTCTCCACATCGCCTGCAATGCCCAGCATCTGCTGTTCACTGTCGTCAAGATAGGCGTTGCGTACGACCCAGCTCATCATAATTCCGGATATAAACAAAGAGACCATGATAATGGCCATGAAAAGCAGCATGATTTTCCCAAAAATCGTTTTGATCATTCGCTTATCCCTTGTTCTTCCTGTCTTTTATTATAATGCCTTTTTCCTGCGGATATGTAAACAAAAAATGAAATATTTCAAAAAACAGGCCAATACGGCCTGTTTTCGCGCTTCCATCTATCCACTAAACTTCAAATTTATAGCCTACGCCCCATACCGTCTTGATCTGCCACGGCTCATTGTCGTCAAACTTTTCACGCAGGCGTTTGATGTGCACGTCCACCGTGCGCGAATCGCCGAAATACTCAAACCCCCACACCTGCTCCAATAGCTGGTCGCGCGTAAACACCTTGTTGGGGCGCGCCGCCAAAAAGTGCAGCAGCTCGATCTCCTTGGGGGGCATTTGCAGTTCCTTGCCGCGATAGATCACCTGGTAATTCTGGATATCGATCTTCAGGTCGGTATATTCCAGCACATCCGTCTTTTCTTCCTGCGTGCTGCGCCGGATGACCGCCTTCACACGCGCCACAAGCTCTTTGGGGTCAAAGGGCTTGACCACATAATCGTCCGCCCCCAGCTCCAGGGAAAGCACCTTGTCAAAGGTGTCGCCTTTGGCAGTCAGCATGATCACCGGGATATTGCTCTTTTCCCGTATCTTTTTCATCGTTTCAATGCCGTCCTGCACAGGCATCATGATATCGAGCAGAACCAGGTCGTACGGCCTGCCCATAAATAAATCGAAGCCGATCGCCCCGTCCGCCGCCTCCGTTACTTCGTAGCCTTCCTTGCGCAGGTAAAGCTTTACAACTTCCCTGATATTTTTGTCGTCATCAATGATCAGAATATTCTGGTTTGCCATTCCTGGTTTGCGCTCCTTCCGCGTCGCAACACGCCTTTTGCTCAATTTCGTCCATTCGCCAAAATTTTCACATGTTAGGCGGCCGCTCCTTTTCCCGCAAAAACCCACTTTGTTGGCTTTTGCGAGAGCCCTTTTTTCCTTGCTGCCCTATTCTTGATTTCGTCCTCACGGCCGTAGCAAGCAAGTGCATATCTTCACGGTATCTCCACTACCTTGATTCCGTTTTTTCTCAGCAGCGCGCACGTCACGCCGCAGCCAAAAACGGCCCTGCCGCTAAAACTGCCATCATATATTTCAGACACGCCGCAACTCGGGCTCATTGCCTTGAGCCATACTTCTGTTATACCATTTTCCAAGACAAAATCAAACAACTTTTGCGCGCCGCGCAAAAAACCATCCGTAATATCTTCTCCTTTTTTATTATAAACCCTCGCCTCCCCGTTTAAAACGTCAAAACCGTCGCCCCCGCGAATTTCGGCCGGGGGACGGGGCGAGGAAAAACCTGCCAGGATTTCCGGGCACAAGGCCACTGCCTTTTTTTCAAGCACGAGGCGCAGCGCCCCCGCGTCGGTTTTCGCCTGTCCGTCATAGCGGCAGGCAACGCCTGCCAGGCACGCACTGACTACAATGGACGCTTCTTTCCTGTCTTCATCACATATGATCGGCATACGCAGCCTCCCTATTTCAGCGTCACGACCGTCACGCCAATATCGCCCTCGCCGTATTTGCCCGGCCGGAAACTCTGCACATGCGGGTGCGTGCGCAGGTATTCCTGTACGCCGCGGCGCAATGCGCCTGTTCCACGCCCGTGGATCACCGTTACTTCACCAAGTCCTGCAAGAAAGGCGTCGTCTAAATATTTATCCAGAATGATCAGCGAATCGTCCACCGCCTGTCCGTGCAGGTCGATTTCCATCGGCACCTGCCGCCGCGCATCAAGCTCTACGCGCGAAGTACGCACACCCTTTTTGGGTGCTTCTTCCTGCCCCGGCCCCAGCTCGCTCACGGGCAAGTCCACCTTGAGGATCCCTGCCTGCAAGCGCACGATCCCCTTTGCATTTGGCGCCTTTAACACCGTTGCCGGTGCGTCCATGGAAAGGATCGTTACCGTATCCCCCACATGGATGTCCTCTGCCGTGAGGTTTTTGGTTTTCTTCTGCTGCTTTTTATGCTGCTCGATCGCCTGTTTTTTGCCGGACAGCCTGTCCCGCACTTTCTTGGTATTCACCGTGCGGCTCGCTTCGTCCTGCTTGCCCAGACGTTTCGCCTCCGCGATCGCATCCTCCGCCGTTTCCTTGGCGTCGTCTAATATCTCGATTGCCTTTTCGTTGGCCTTGGCAAGGATCTGCTTGCGTTTTTCCGCCGCCTTTTGCGCTGTCTGCTCCGCTTTCCTGCGCTCGTCCTTTGCTGCTGCCAGCGCTTCCTTGGCTTCCTTTTGCATTTTGCGCGCACGTTTTTCCGCCTGCTCCGCCGCCTCGACCAGCCTGCCGTATTCCAAATGCTCCGCGTTCATGTAGCCCTGCGCCGCACAGATCACATGCTTCGGCAGCCCCAGGCGCTGCGAAATCAGGATCGCGTTGGAATGTCCTGCAACGCCCATCATCAGGCGGTAGGTAGGCGTCAGCGTCGCCGCGTCAAATTCCATGCTCGCGTTCTCAAACCCTTCATGTTCGTTGGCAAATGCCTTGAGTTCGCCGATATGCGTCGTCGCCACTACCATGCTTCCCTTTTGCATGAGCTCTGTTAAGATCGCCTGCGCAAGTGCGCTGCCCTCCTGCGGGTCTGTGCCCGCGCCCAACTCGTCCAGCAAAACCAGAGAGCGGCCTGCCGCGTGCTTCAAGGCAAAAATAATGCTTTTCATATGCGCCGAAAAGGTAGAAAGGGATTGCTCTATGCTTTGCTCGTCCCCAATATCCGCGAACACCCCGTCAAACACAGGCAGCTTCACCGGGGATTTCGCCGGGATCAGCAGGCCCGACTGCGCCATGATCGCAAAAAGGCCGATCAGCTTGAGCGTCACCGTCTTCCCACCCGTGTTCGGCCCGGTGATCACCAGCGAGCGTATCCCGCCCGCAAGCTTGAGCGATACCGGAACGACTTTCTCCGCATCGATCAGCGGATGGCGTCCTGCGTTGATGGATATCTCGCCCTCTTCGTTAAAAGTAACGGGCGAAGCCTTCATGGCAAGCCCCAAAGCCGCCTTTGCGAACAGCAGGTCAAGCTCGGTCAGGATCTCCACGTCTGCGCGCAGCTCCTCGCGGTATACGTTCAGCCCTGCCGTCAGGCCTGCCAAAATACGCGCGATCTCCTTTTGTTCCGCGGCCTCCAACTCGCGTATACGGTTGTTTGCCTCCACAACGCTTGCCGGTTCGATGAATAGCGTCGCGCCGGACGCGCTCTTTTCATGCACGATGCCCGAAACATTCGCCTTATATTCCGATTTCACCGGCACGACATACCTGCCGTTCCGCTGCGTAATGATCGCATCCTGCAAATATTTCGATTCCCCCTGCGAACGGATCATCGACTGCAGTTTTTCCTTGATAAATTCGTTTTCCTTGCGCATCTCCCTGCGCACACGCGCAAGTTCCGTGGACGCGCCGTCCGCGATCTCGTCGTCCGCGACGACGCAATCCTCTACGCGCTTGATCATCCCGTCGTCGTAAAACAATCCCTTTGCCAAAGCGGGGATCATTTGCGCCGTCTCGTCCTTTGCCAGCGGCGCTGCCTGTTTCGCCGCCCGGAACACACTGGCCACGCGCAATATTTCGCCGCCCGAAAGGCTGGCGCCCGTTTTCATGCGCCGAAGCTCCGCGCCGATCGCGGCAAACGAACAGACCGGATAGCTCGGCCTTTTGATGAGCAGCGTTTCCGCCTCCATCGTCTGTGCCATCAATATTCGCGCCGTTTCCCCCTCGCTTACCGGACGCAGCGCCCGCGCGGCTTGCGCGCCCGACTGCGAAACCGTGCGCTCCGCAAGCTTTTCCAATATGCTGTTAAATTCCAAAGATTTCGGTATGTTCATAATGCTTTATTATACCACAATTTCCAACGGTTTGTTATGTACAAAAAAAGACCGCCCCGTTGGGGCGGCCCGAAAAGCTTTTTTACTTGCGGTAAGGCACGGTTCGGTTATTCCCCGGAGCCTGCCGCTCCAATTCTTTCTTGACGCGCTCCAGTTCCTTTTTGGTCGCCACCAGTTCGTCATGCGCTTTCGTATAATCGTCCGCGAGGTTTAAAGAGGTGAGCATGGCAAGCTGGATATTGTTGAGCGCCGGATTGGCTTTTTTCATCTCGTCCAGCTTTGCGTTCACTTTGAGCGCGACCCTATGGATATATTCCGCGCTGTCCGTCCCGCAGATCGTGTATTCCTTTCCGCCGATACTGACAACCGTTTTTATCTTCTCCACCTTTTCCACCGCCTTATCCCTCTTTTCCCTTATTATACAATAAGCCCCCGTGGGGCGCAACCGCAGATTATTCCGCGCGCAGGCTTGCCTCAAACTGCGTTTCCAAGGCCCGCAGGACTTTCTTCATGACGCGTTCCACTTCCTCGTCCGTCATCGTGCCTTCATTGCTGCGCAGGGAAAGGGAGAACGCCACGCTCTTTTTGCCCGCGCCAATCTTCTCTCCGGCATATACGTCGAACAGGCTGACCTGCTCCAGGCGCTTGCCGCCCGCCTGCCGGATGGCCTGCATCATATCCCCCGCGCCCACGTCTTCCGGTACGATCACCGCAAGGTCGCGCGTTGCCGCCGGGAATTTCGGGAGTTTCAGGTATTTGGCTTCCGCCTTTTCCATGCCGAACAATTTCTTGAGGTCGATTTGCGCAATTACCGCATCCTGCGGGATATCGAACGCTTTCATCACCTTCGGATGTACGCGTCCCAATACGCCGATCTTTTCTTCTCCCACATAAAGGTCTGCCGCAACGCCGGGATGCAGATACGGTTCTTCCGACCGCCTGCACGCAAGCTCGCGCCCGCACAGCAGCCTGACAAGGTTCTCGATCGTCCCCTTGAGGTCAAAGAAATCCTTGCTGCCATACGCCGCCATCACCAGTGTCGGGATCTCATCCGGCAGGGCTTCCCCCTCCACGGGGCAATAGACACGCGACGTTTCAAACAGCAGCAGGTCTGTGCTTTTCCGGTTTTGGTTCAGCGCTACCACGCCCAGCATATGCGGCAGGAGCGTCGTGCGCATATATGCCGTATCGTCGCCCAGCGGATTGAGGATCTTGACCGCCGCAGGCATCCCGATGCCCAGCTTCTCGTAATCCTGACTGCCTGTGAAAGAATAGGTGATGCACTCCAAAAACCCGTTGTTTTTCAGGTAATCCCTGATACGGTCGGTCTTCGCTTCCACTGCCGAAACGCGTCCGCGCCGCACTTCCAGCATCGGGTTCGTTTCCGGGATATTGTCATACCCGTACATACGTGCTACTTCCTCCGCGATATCTGCACTGCCATAAATATCACCGCGGAAGGTGGGGATCGTACAAATCAATTCGTCGCCAATCAACCCCGTCTGGATATACACGCGGTTTAATAGCCTTTGCATCTCCTTCGCGGAAATCTGCGTCCCCAGCTTTGCGTTCACCTGCGCCGCATTGACTTTGATGACCTTCGGCTTCAAATCCTCGTTTAAAATGTCGATCATCCCCTGCGCCACATGCCCCGCCTTGAGCTCGTCGACCAGCGTAAGCGCACGCTGCATCGCAAACATCGACGTCCCCGCGTCCACGCCCTTGGAAAAACGCATGGAGCTTTCCGTCGCAAGCCCTAAGCCCCTTGAGGTCTGGCGGATATTGCCATACATGAATTTTGCCGATTCAAAAATAACCGCCTTTGTATTTTCCGTGATCTCCGAATCGAGGCCGCCCATCACGCCCGCCACGCCGATCGGGCCTTCCCGGTCGCAGATGAGCAGCATATTTTTCGTGAAGGTACGTTCCTTATCGTCGAGCGTCTTCATTTTTTCGC
Protein-coding regions in this window:
- the pheT gene encoding phenylalanine--tRNA ligase subunit beta yields the protein MLAPYRWIRDYADVKSDVNTLADKMVMTGNGVEEIVLLGEDIENVVVGKIGKITKHPDADKLQVCMVDVGEDAPVQIVTGADNVFEGAYIPVAKAPSMLPAGPIKKGKLRGVESFGMLCSGGELNLKEEDYPGAGVDGIMILQGEPKPGTDIRDLLDLRGAVIDFEVGANRPDCLSMIGTAREAAAADDAEFRLPETGYEEGAAKTEEMVSVEVCDSDLCTRYVAAGVTDVKIKPSPEWLRVRLREAGIRPINNIVDITNFIMLETGQPMHAFDADKIRGKKIIVRRAQDGEKMKTLDDKERTFTKNMLLICDREGPIGVAGVMGGLDSEITENTKAVIFESAKFMYGNIRQTSRGLGLATESSMRFSKGVDAGTSMFAMQRALTLVDELKAGHVAQGMIDILNEDLKPKVIKVNAAQVNAKLGTQISAKEMQRLLNRVYIQTGLIGDELICTIPTFRGDIYGSADIAEEVARMYGYDNIPETNPMLEVRRGRVSAVEAKTDRIRDYLKNNGFLECITYSFTGSQDYEKLGIGMPAAVKILNPLGDDTAYMRTTLLPHMLGVVALNQNRKSTDLLLFETSRVYCPVEGEALPDEIPTLVMAAYGSKDFFDLKGTIENLVRLLCGRELACRRSEEPYLHPGVAADLYVGEEKIGVLGRVHPKVMKAFDIPQDAVIAQIDLKKLFGMEKAEAKYLKLPKFPAATRDLAVIVPEDVGAGDMMQAIRQAGGKRLEQVSLFDVYAGEKIGAGKKSVAFSLSLRSNEGTMTDEEVERVMKKVLRALETQFEASLRAE
- a CDS encoding DUF523 domain-containing protein, producing MPIICDEDRKEASIVVSACLAGVACRYDGQAKTDAGALRLVLEKKAVALCPEILAGFSSPRPPAEIRGGDGFDVLNGEARVYNKKGEDITDGFLRGAQKLFDFVLENGITEVWLKAMSPSCGVSEIYDGSFSGRAVFGCGVTCALLRKNGIKVVEIP
- a CDS encoding endonuclease MutS2, translated to MNIPKSLEFNSILEKLAERTVSQSGAQAARALRPVSEGETARILMAQTMEAETLLIKRPSYPVCSFAAIGAELRRMKTGASLSGGEILRVASVFRAAKQAAPLAKDETAQMIPALAKGLFYDDGMIKRVEDCVVADDEIADGASTELARVRREMRKENEFIKEKLQSMIRSQGESKYLQDAIITQRNGRYVVPVKSEYKANVSGIVHEKSASGATLFIEPASVVEANNRIRELEAAEQKEIARILAGLTAGLNVYREELRADVEILTELDLLFAKAALGLAMKASPVTFNEEGEISINAGRHPLIDAEKVVPVSLKLAGGIRSLVITGPNTGGKTVTLKLIGLFAIMAQSGLLIPAKSPVKLPVFDGVFADIGDEQSIEQSLSTFSAHMKSIIFALKHAAGRSLVLLDELGAGTDPQEGSALAQAILTELMQKGSMVVATTHIGELKAFANEHEGFENASMEFDAATLTPTYRLMMGVAGHSNAILISQRLGLPKHVICAAQGYMNAEHLEYGRLVEAAEQAEKRARKMQKEAKEALAAAKDERRKAEQTAQKAAEKRKQILAKANEKAIEILDDAKETAEDAIAEAKRLGKQDEASRTVNTKKVRDRLSGKKQAIEQHKKQQKKTKNLTAEDIHVGDTVTILSMDAPATVLKAPNAKGIVRLQAGILKVDLPVSELGPGQEEAPKKGVRTSRVELDARRQVPMEIDLHGQAVDDSLIILDKYLDDAFLAGLGEVTVIHGRGTGALRRGVQEYLRTHPHVQSFRPGKYGEGDIGVTVVTLK
- a CDS encoding cell division protein ZapA, translating into MEKIKTVVSIGGKEYTICGTDSAEYIHRVALKVNAKLDEMKKANPALNNIQLAMLTSLNLADDYTKAHDELVATKKELERVKKELERQAPGNNRTVPYRK
- a CDS encoding sensor histidine kinase: MIKTIFGKIMLLFMAIIMVSLFISGIMMSWVVRNAYLDDSEQQMLGIAGDVETLLSFYRSNYMTFNQMAAQILVKAETNKDVIWIVDSDGTVWTAADPSGQTSVTKEEIQMYFKDMFVELQKGNAVKVVTEESNFFNTPVITVATPVLSDGTVTGYVFVHKKINELEASLMAMYRQIVLAACISAALGIILTYLFSKSMLRPLSVVNTGAKQLAKGHFDIRLDVSSKDEIGQLADTFNSVARELKKYEATRESLVANVSHELRSPLTSIQGLLQGVIDGTIPREEAEHYLGVVLDETKRLGFLISDMLDLAKIESGQFPMQIEKVELSELLRRTLITFESKIEAKKLEVFVELPEEKQYVYADENRLKQVLHNIIENAIKFVNVGGELKISTTSTQASVFVNITNSGDVIPREDLPYLFDRFYKIDKSHSRTKEGTGIGLSIVKNILKEHGQKIWVTSDEQSGTTFTFTLKKA
- a CDS encoding response regulator transcription factor, whose protein sequence is MANQNILIIDDDKNIREVVKLYLRKEGYEVTEAADGAIGFDLFMGRPYDLVLLDIMMPVQDGIETMKKIREKSNIPVIMLTAKGDTFDKVLSLELGADDYVVKPFDPKELVARVKAVIRRSTQEEKTDVLEYTDLKIDIQNYQVIYRGKELQMPPKEIELLHFLAARPNKVFTRDQLLEQVWGFEYFGDSRTVDVHIKRLREKFDDNEPWQIKTVWGVGYKFEV
- a CDS encoding phosphotriesterase family protein; translation: MQRRIRTVTGDIPVEELGWCQTHEHLFLQKGKPYEIDTALCMDDFDRSIEELNAYKAAGGGAIVDAQPVGSGRMAGAMAEASYATGVSIIACTGFHKQNFYYEDSFIFREKEETLAGLFTSEVTDGMLPSGRDEKKRLEARAGVIKVAVEKNGVRTNAAYEKLFAAAAAAAAKTGAPVLAHFDKDADALALIEYLGQYNIPANRLIACHLDRARYDIGYHREVAQSGAWMEYDTINRLKYHDNEKEFKLIQGMIEAGYAGRMLFSLDTTNKRLRAYGADMGLDYLLKEFTVYMQQRGLGGYMRQIMVNNPAQAVAIQKGTEEKRTAASAITHHVPLM